The Astyanax mexicanus isolate ESR-SI-001 chromosome 7, AstMex3_surface, whole genome shotgun sequence genome has a window encoding:
- the paip2b gene encoding polyadenylate-binding protein-interacting protein 2B: MPEPADINSPEVAKTPGGSTGSGKDDVVVNGHKEGESNPFAEYMWMENEEEYNRQVEEELLEQEFLERCFQEMLEEEDQDWFIPARDLPPGVGQIQQQLSGLSVNDGNAEDIARKSNLNPDAKEFVPGVKY, encoded by the exons ATGCCTG AACCTGCAGATATTAACAGTCCCGAGGTGGCGaagacaccaggaggcagcactGGTTCGGGGAAGGATGACGTTGTGGTGAACGGACATAAGGAAGGAGAGTCCAACCCCTTTGCAGAGTACATGTGGATGGAGAACGAGGAAGAGTACAACAGACAG GTGGAAGAGGAGCTTTTGGAGCAGGAGTTTCTGGAGCGCTGTTTCCAGGAAATGTTGGAAGAGGAGGATCAGGACTGGTTCATTCCTGCGAGGGACCTGCCGCCTGGTGTCGGGCAAATTCAGCAGCAGCTCAGTGGGCTGTCGGTCAATGACGGAAACGCAGAAGACATTGCA CGCAAGAGCAATTTGAACCCAGATGCGAAGGAGTTTGTGCCGGGAGTGAAATACTAG